One region of Acidimicrobiales bacterium genomic DNA includes:
- a CDS encoding gluconate 2-dehydrogenase subunit 3 family protein yields MRLSRRHFLAITAGAAAGAAIPETVAKWVGQAALAESQTMYFLTDATRAATCAAACARIVPSGSDPATDPGATEASAVVFIDRFLAAFELPTTVADGPPVWLSGPYSNRNPVPDNATGEPTSTFSPDSFYSNGQMHSLPLTRIQRITWWAQLYGTASLPLHDPVMGKWAAQVQSGTIPGIIPQGFRQLYLDGLDSLDSYSRAATGQPFAQASPQEQDVMLAAAGNVVLAAVAPQITSNLPSQLPQVAPPAAAQALYPVLVTHTFQACYGLPEYREQDANPLWKLIGYDGDTQPLGNSVYGSELTGENDGFGDGVYDITGGYNEYRPVSYITAGDESALTPTQAQQMVQFLREAQSR; encoded by the coding sequence GTGCGCCTCAGTCGTCGCCATTTCTTGGCCATCACCGCGGGCGCGGCAGCGGGAGCAGCCATCCCCGAAACTGTCGCAAAATGGGTCGGTCAGGCCGCCCTGGCCGAATCGCAAACCATGTACTTCCTGACCGACGCCACCCGTGCAGCGACGTGTGCCGCCGCGTGCGCCCGCATCGTCCCGAGCGGGTCGGACCCGGCGACCGACCCCGGCGCCACCGAGGCCAGCGCGGTCGTCTTCATCGACCGGTTTCTCGCCGCGTTCGAGTTGCCAACGACGGTCGCCGACGGGCCACCCGTCTGGCTGTCCGGGCCCTATAGCAACCGGAACCCCGTGCCAGACAACGCTACCGGCGAGCCCACGTCGACCTTCTCTCCGGACTCGTTCTACTCCAATGGCCAGATGCACAGCCTCCCGCTGACCCGCATCCAGCGGATCACCTGGTGGGCACAGCTCTACGGGACCGCGTCGCTCCCGCTGCACGACCCGGTCATGGGCAAGTGGGCCGCCCAGGTTCAGAGCGGGACCATTCCGGGGATCATCCCCCAGGGCTTCCGCCAGCTGTACCTGGACGGGTTGGACTCCCTGGACAGTTACTCCAGGGCCGCCACGGGACAACCGTTCGCCCAGGCATCCCCGCAGGAGCAGGACGTCATGCTCGCCGCCGCCGGAAACGTGGTGCTGGCCGCCGTAGCGCCGCAGATCACTTCCAACCTCCCTTCTCAACTCCCGCAGGTGGCGCCGCCCGCCGCCGCTCAGGCGCTGTATCCGGTTCTGGTCACCCACACCTTCCAGGCTTGCTACGGCCTGCCCGAGTACCGGGAACAGGACGCAAACCCCCTATGGAAGCTGATCGGCTACGACGGCGACACGCAGCCGCTCGGCAACAGCGTCTACGGCTCCGAGCTCACCGGTGAAAACGACGGCTTCGGCGACGGCGTCTACGACATCACGGGCGGCTACAACGAGTACCGGCCGGTGTCCTACATAACCGCCGGCGACGAGAGCGCCCTGACCCCGACCCAGGCGCAGCAGATGGTCCAGTTCCTGAGAGAGGCGCAATCGCGATGA
- a CDS encoding MaoC family dehydratase N-terminal domain-containing protein: MVMREKDTTEGLDTSDLDKYIGVPMEPGELKEPVAVNDIRRWVQGMHYPNPLHYDEDWAATSRFGRIVAPQSFTVACDTSHGASPAQVGLIPNSHLIFGGDEWWFFGPRVEPGDHLVCHRMPFDYKVTETKFAGPTCFQRGDTLYINQRGERVALQRSTAIRYQVRQAREKKMFDEPGEPEWTDEQLLELEEIKGGFIAQIQDLAHEKRLFGSVEEGQELALNVLGPHSLASFTTEWRAYPMTTWGATLKGPTTVRAEALGYTKEMAGFEGDRRMERVNPELTDGAYYGPSRGHLQPRWAKHVGMARGYGYGASMGAWVLDYVAAWAGEWGFIRHSNAQYRNPAFTGDVTYVRGTVTGKNIERKRRHMVTVAVELINQHDAVMAKGTVDVELPAE, translated from the coding sequence ATGGTTATGAGGGAAAAGGACACGACCGAGGGTCTCGACACGTCCGATCTCGACAAGTACATCGGCGTGCCGATGGAGCCGGGGGAGTTGAAGGAGCCGGTCGCCGTCAACGACATTCGCCGTTGGGTGCAGGGCATGCACTACCCGAACCCGCTTCACTACGACGAGGATTGGGCCGCGACGAGCAGGTTCGGGCGGATCGTCGCGCCGCAGTCGTTCACCGTCGCGTGCGACACGAGCCACGGCGCGTCGCCGGCGCAGGTCGGCCTGATCCCGAACTCGCACCTCATCTTCGGTGGCGACGAGTGGTGGTTCTTCGGGCCGCGCGTGGAGCCGGGTGACCATCTCGTGTGCCACCGCATGCCGTTCGACTACAAGGTGACCGAGACCAAGTTCGCCGGTCCCACCTGCTTCCAGCGCGGCGACACCCTCTACATCAACCAGCGTGGTGAACGGGTCGCTCTCCAACGTTCGACCGCCATCCGCTACCAGGTGCGCCAGGCCCGGGAGAAGAAGATGTTCGACGAGCCGGGCGAACCCGAGTGGACCGACGAGCAGCTGCTCGAGTTGGAGGAGATCAAGGGCGGGTTCATCGCACAGATCCAGGACCTCGCTCACGAAAAGCGCCTGTTCGGCTCCGTGGAGGAAGGACAGGAACTCGCCCTCAACGTGCTCGGGCCGCACAGCCTGGCCAGCTTCACGACCGAGTGGCGTGCCTACCCGATGACGACGTGGGGTGCCACGCTGAAAGGGCCGACGACGGTGCGCGCGGAGGCGCTCGGGTACACCAAGGAGATGGCCGGCTTCGAGGGCGACCGGCGTATGGAGCGAGTGAACCCCGAGCTGACGGACGGTGCCTATTACGGGCCATCCCGAGGGCACCTTCAGCCGCGCTGGGCCAAGCACGTCGGCATGGCCCGCGGCTACGGGTACGGTGCCTCGATGGGAGCGTGGGTCCTCGACTACGTCGCGGCGTGGGCCGGGGAGTGGGGGTTCATCCGTCACTCGAACGCGCAGTACCGGAACCCGGCGTTCACGGGTGACGTCACCTATGTGCGAGGCACGGTGACGGGCAAGAACATCGAACGAAAGCGCCGCCACATGGTCACGGTCGCTGTCGAGCTCATCAACCAGCACGACGCGGTCATGGCGAAGGGCACCGTCGACGTGGAGCTGCCGGCGGAATAG
- a CDS encoding class I adenylate-forming enzyme family protein, with protein sequence MTTFEGPPVALARGIGARTLGGFLLEVVDRFGSNEALVFDDPLLGGRTARWTYEQLGRQSWRVAGALMAAGVRPGVRVGILMGNRPEAVIAFFGATLAGATAVLMSTFSAPAELEYLIDHSGTQVLLTQSKLLGRTLPKEIESLETPSLETVAAVGEGWEEFLAGGTTIGDGELRARANGVRPEDPGSIVYSSGTTDRPKGILHANGAPSLQFWIQAQVFGRHPRTRMWTALPMFWTAGLNTGMGATLAAGGCWVMQETFQPEEALRLIERERVTEPYTLPHQTAALVELPEWETADLSSLKNVFGKSAFARHSSVKGDPAWNSPVGYGLSETCSIFATHYSDDPRELLKHSTGRLLPGNRLRVIDPGSGRLLGPGEAGELAVAGPTLMEHYVGKTPDECFDDEGFFHTGDAGWFDEAGFLHWTGRRSEMIKTAGANVSPAEIEVALRAFRPAKLARVIGRPDPRLGEIVVLCLVLRDGEHATADDVRSFLRERLAAYKVPTEILFLSDGEVPMTSSDTKVRDDELRRIIDARLDTSRALQTPENSHR encoded by the coding sequence ATGACGACCTTCGAGGGCCCGCCCGTCGCTCTCGCTCGTGGAATAGGCGCGAGGACGCTGGGCGGGTTCCTCCTCGAAGTGGTCGACCGCTTCGGCAGCAACGAGGCGCTCGTATTCGACGATCCCCTTCTCGGCGGGCGGACGGCCCGTTGGACGTACGAGCAACTCGGCCGGCAGTCCTGGAGGGTCGCCGGCGCTCTCATGGCGGCCGGGGTCCGGCCGGGAGTCCGAGTCGGGATCCTCATGGGCAATCGCCCCGAGGCGGTGATTGCTTTCTTCGGTGCAACCCTCGCCGGTGCGACCGCGGTGCTGATGTCGACCTTCTCCGCGCCGGCCGAGCTCGAGTACCTGATCGACCACTCGGGCACACAGGTGCTGCTCACGCAGTCGAAGCTCCTCGGCAGAACGCTCCCGAAGGAGATCGAGTCGCTCGAAACGCCGTCGCTCGAGACAGTCGCTGCTGTCGGAGAAGGATGGGAGGAGTTCCTCGCCGGCGGAACGACTATCGGCGACGGCGAGCTGCGAGCACGCGCCAACGGAGTTCGCCCAGAAGATCCCGGGTCCATCGTCTACAGCTCGGGCACCACCGACCGCCCCAAGGGGATACTCCACGCCAACGGGGCCCCGAGCCTCCAGTTCTGGATCCAGGCGCAGGTCTTCGGGCGCCACCCGCGAACCCGGATGTGGACCGCTCTACCGATGTTCTGGACCGCCGGCCTCAACACCGGGATGGGAGCGACGCTCGCCGCCGGCGGCTGCTGGGTAATGCAGGAGACGTTCCAGCCCGAAGAGGCGCTCCGCTTGATTGAGCGCGAGAGAGTCACCGAGCCCTACACGCTTCCTCACCAGACGGCCGCTCTAGTCGAGTTGCCCGAGTGGGAGACGGCCGATCTTTCATCCCTGAAGAACGTCTTCGGCAAGTCGGCGTTCGCCCGTCACTCCAGCGTCAAAGGTGACCCGGCTTGGAACTCGCCCGTGGGATACGGCTTGTCGGAGACCTGCTCGATCTTCGCGACGCATTACAGCGATGATCCGCGGGAGCTCCTGAAGCACAGCACCGGGCGGCTCCTGCCCGGCAACCGGCTGCGGGTGATCGACCCCGGCAGCGGCCGCCTGCTCGGTCCTGGCGAAGCGGGCGAGCTTGCCGTCGCCGGTCCGACGCTCATGGAGCACTACGTCGGCAAGACGCCGGACGAATGCTTCGACGACGAGGGCTTCTTCCATACCGGCGACGCGGGCTGGTTCGACGAGGCGGGGTTCCTGCACTGGACGGGCCGTCGTTCGGAGATGATCAAGACCGCCGGAGCGAACGTGTCGCCGGCGGAGATCGAGGTGGCGCTGCGAGCGTTCCGGCCGGCCAAGCTCGCCAGGGTCATCGGCCGGCCAGACCCGCGCCTCGGTGAGATCGTCGTGCTGTGCCTCGTGCTGCGGGACGGCGAGCACGCCACAGCGGACGACGTGCGAAGCTTTCTGAGAGAGCGGCTGGCCGCCTACAAAGTCCCGACGGAGATCCTCTTCCTGTCCGACGGAGAGGTGCCCATGACATCCAGCGACACGAAGGTCCGCGACGACGAGCTTCGGCGAATCATCGACGCCCGCCTCGACACATCGAGAGCCCTGCAGACACCGGAGAACAGCCACAGATGA
- a CDS encoding cytochrome P450: MSHTEVRPVDTVDSQLEGVCPHAGSVEPFDTSEPGWSLKVMLDPEFAKDPRPFFERMRAGAPMRDEFQMEGRKPTVLVATASDVESTLRNPKLFSSQFGEGMGSLGNDRPLIPLQIDPPDHKKYRVLLDPYFSPRQMAKREQDVAKLVNELIDGFIDNGKCEFTSGFAVPLPCTVFLRLMGLPLEDLDLFLRIKDGIIRGNGETNIMKQMEARKAAGEQFYAYFDEAFDRIVADRVEGILLDLHDAEVDGARLTREEIIDICYLFIIAGLDTVTDSLCCFWSHLAENPANRRRIVEDTAVIPAAVEELLRWESPVSGVARVATEDTEISGCPVYKGEALLIFVGAANTDASAVEHADRVDFDRAVNRHQAFGGGIHRCLGSHLARLELRIAMREWHRRIPDYHIAEDAELVWTPMLRAVHEMPLVFKP, translated from the coding sequence ATGAGCCACACAGAAGTCCGTCCGGTTGACACAGTGGACAGCCAGCTGGAGGGAGTGTGCCCTCATGCCGGATCGGTGGAGCCCTTCGACACCAGCGAGCCCGGCTGGTCACTCAAGGTGATGCTGGACCCCGAGTTCGCCAAGGACCCGCGCCCGTTCTTCGAGCGGATGCGGGCGGGGGCACCCATGCGCGACGAGTTCCAGATGGAAGGCAGAAAGCCCACCGTGCTGGTCGCCACGGCGAGCGACGTCGAGAGCACGCTACGCAACCCCAAGCTCTTCTCGTCGCAGTTCGGGGAGGGCATGGGATCGCTCGGCAACGACCGGCCGCTCATCCCGCTCCAGATCGATCCGCCGGACCACAAGAAGTACAGGGTTCTGCTCGACCCCTACTTCTCGCCGCGCCAGATGGCCAAGCGCGAACAAGATGTCGCCAAGCTCGTCAACGAGTTGATCGACGGGTTCATCGACAACGGAAAGTGCGAGTTCACTTCGGGCTTCGCTGTCCCGCTTCCGTGCACGGTCTTCCTCCGGCTGATGGGTCTGCCGCTCGAGGACCTCGACCTGTTCCTCCGGATCAAGGACGGGATCATCCGCGGCAATGGCGAGACCAACATCATGAAGCAGATGGAGGCTCGAAAGGCTGCCGGGGAGCAGTTCTATGCATACTTCGATGAAGCGTTCGACCGCATCGTCGCCGACCGGGTCGAAGGCATCCTTCTCGACCTTCACGACGCGGAGGTCGATGGGGCCCGCCTGACCCGCGAAGAGATCATCGACATCTGCTACCTGTTCATCATCGCCGGCCTCGACACGGTCACCGACAGCCTTTGCTGCTTCTGGTCCCACCTCGCCGAGAACCCGGCCAACCGCCGGCGGATCGTCGAGGATACGGCCGTGATCCCTGCAGCTGTGGAGGAACTGCTGCGGTGGGAGTCTCCGGTATCGGGGGTCGCTCGTGTCGCCACGGAGGACACCGAGATCAGCGGCTGCCCGGTCTACAAGGGGGAAGCCCTGCTCATCTTCGTCGGGGCGGCCAACACCGACGCTTCGGCGGTGGAGCACGCCGACCGGGTCGACTTCGACAGGGCTGTCAATCGCCACCAGGCATTCGGCGGTGGCATCCACCGGTGCCTGGGGTCCCACCTCGCGCGGCTAGAGCTCAGGATCGCGATGCGCGAGTGGCACAGGCGCATCCCCGACTACCACATCGCCGAGGATGCCGAGCTCGTGTGGACCCCCATGCTCCGGGCGGTTCACGAGATGCCGCTCGTCTTCAAGCCTTAA
- a CDS encoding TetR/AcrR family transcriptional regulator yields MSDLVPATRDRILEGALLALGRVGMRRLTMSDVSERSGLSRGTVYRYFPSKEDLLAVLAEYERDRFSEGLRRTLEGIPEEDQSLDLVVEYIINYLRQHPALTLLIDTEPAFVLGFLSQQLPVFRRITEELIDPVMRNTVPVREGWVTIAELNELLLRVVLSVFLVPGESRASVVGALEGTLGSMVRLAAGRELPKQARRSTTGRSTAGRSSSGPKKAGRSTRTKR; encoded by the coding sequence GTGAGCGACCTCGTACCAGCCACCCGCGACCGCATCCTCGAAGGCGCTCTGCTCGCTTTGGGCCGGGTCGGCATGCGCCGCCTGACGATGAGCGACGTCAGCGAGCGATCCGGTCTGTCGCGCGGAACGGTCTACCGGTACTTCCCGTCGAAGGAGGACCTGCTCGCAGTCTTGGCCGAGTACGAGCGCGACCGGTTCTCGGAGGGGCTGCGGCGGACGCTCGAAGGGATCCCTGAAGAGGACCAGAGCCTCGATCTCGTCGTCGAGTACATCATCAATTACCTGCGCCAGCACCCGGCGCTGACGCTGCTCATCGACACCGAGCCGGCTTTCGTGCTGGGCTTCTTGAGCCAGCAGCTGCCGGTGTTCCGCCGCATCACGGAAGAGCTCATCGACCCCGTCATGCGCAACACCGTCCCGGTAAGGGAAGGCTGGGTGACGATCGCCGAGCTCAACGAGCTGCTCCTGCGCGTCGTCCTCTCCGTGTTCCTGGTGCCCGGTGAGAGCCGGGCGTCCGTCGTCGGCGCGCTGGAGGGCACCCTCGGGAGCATGGTCCGCCTCGCCGCCGGCCGGGAGCTGCCCAAGCAAGCCCGGCGCAGCACCACCGGGCGCAGCACGGCCGGTCGCAGCAGTAGCGGCCCCAAGAAGGCCGGCCGATCGACGCGCACCAAACGCTGA
- a CDS encoding PQQ-binding-like beta-propeller repeat protein, which yields MGTIRRRRRWVLLAAAAALSVVSAGLPARAAGPGLPSLLGSPQPSCDWPMYGGGPARTMSSDCPGAPSVSSAGTLVPAWHVHTPDVVTATPTIYRGVVYVGDWGGNFFALDLQTGQQLWKTVVGPAAATPYRDQHRGAYGTITSSAAVAAVKGEDMVFVGGGGSLYALDASSGAIVWRTDFDPAHSTSSGEVESSPLVWESAPGGPTVFVGSDANQDSGYTGEGIWALDAQTGQVRWHWNPETAAGKALYGCGNVWSSPALGLDTGGDATHRAVLYFGTADCPDNSGTPCPSDNSDPLCPAGQQYNYADRWSQYSESLIALSVGTPVPTPLWSYQAHPPLSNDDDDYGASAQLFDLPDGTPVVGLAGKDGYYMVVDRDTGKLVWRSAETGNGNVQPGFALGGFIGTTAVGEVAAAPRVFGGVAINTPVTYDSNGNPVLQDPATLVRGVPGFQAFSGSTGANAWSGAQGYSYGPTSTANGVVYTGSLDGVFRALDAATGQPLWAFPLGAPISSGAAIGNGTVVIGQGTSESDVEFKACADQAPAALRQACEQTPLNQTLNPLGDLGGVWAFQAAPA from the coding sequence ATGGGGACAATCCGGCGACGCCGCCGTTGGGTGCTTCTGGCCGCTGCGGCGGCGCTCTCGGTGGTATCAGCCGGGTTGCCGGCACGTGCTGCCGGCCCCGGCCTGCCATCGCTGCTCGGATCGCCCCAACCGTCCTGCGACTGGCCGATGTACGGCGGTGGCCCCGCCCGCACCATGTCGAGCGACTGCCCGGGTGCTCCGTCTGTGTCGTCCGCCGGCACCTTGGTCCCGGCCTGGCACGTTCACACCCCCGACGTGGTGACGGCGACGCCGACGATCTACCGCGGCGTGGTCTACGTCGGGGACTGGGGCGGGAACTTCTTCGCGCTGGACCTGCAGACGGGGCAGCAGCTCTGGAAGACCGTCGTGGGCCCGGCGGCCGCGACGCCCTACAGGGATCAGCATCGAGGGGCCTACGGGACGATCACCTCGTCCGCGGCGGTGGCGGCCGTCAAGGGCGAGGACATGGTCTTTGTGGGTGGCGGCGGGTCGCTGTACGCGCTCGATGCGTCCTCCGGCGCCATCGTGTGGCGAACCGACTTCGATCCCGCTCATTCCACCAGCTCCGGGGAGGTCGAGTCGTCGCCTCTCGTGTGGGAGAGCGCTCCCGGCGGCCCGACGGTCTTCGTGGGCTCCGACGCGAACCAGGACAGCGGGTACACCGGCGAGGGAATCTGGGCGCTCGATGCGCAGACCGGTCAGGTCCGGTGGCACTGGAATCCCGAGACCGCGGCCGGCAAGGCCCTCTACGGCTGCGGGAACGTGTGGTCGTCGCCGGCTCTCGGGCTCGATACAGGCGGTGACGCAACGCACCGCGCCGTCCTGTACTTCGGGACAGCGGACTGCCCCGACAACAGTGGCACCCCCTGCCCCAGCGACAACTCGGACCCGCTCTGCCCAGCGGGCCAGCAGTACAACTACGCCGACCGATGGTCCCAGTACTCGGAAAGCCTCATCGCCTTGTCGGTAGGGACACCGGTTCCCACGCCGTTGTGGAGCTACCAGGCTCATCCGCCGCTCAGCAACGACGACGACGATTACGGGGCATCCGCCCAGCTCTTCGACCTGCCGGACGGAACGCCCGTCGTCGGCCTGGCGGGCAAGGACGGCTACTACATGGTGGTAGACCGCGACACCGGCAAGCTCGTCTGGCGCTCAGCGGAGACCGGCAACGGCAACGTTCAGCCCGGCTTCGCCCTGGGTGGGTTCATCGGCACCACGGCGGTCGGCGAGGTGGCCGCCGCCCCGCGGGTGTTCGGCGGCGTGGCGATCAACACGCCTGTCACCTACGACTCGAACGGGAACCCGGTGCTGCAGGACCCCGCCACCTTGGTCCGGGGGGTTCCGGGGTTCCAGGCGTTCTCGGGCTCCACCGGCGCGAACGCGTGGTCCGGCGCGCAGGGATACAGCTACGGCCCCACCAGCACGGCCAACGGGGTGGTCTACACCGGATCTCTCGACGGCGTGTTCCGGGCGCTGGACGCCGCCACCGGCCAGCCGCTCTGGGCTTTCCCCCTCGGCGCGCCGATCTCCTCGGGGGCGGCCATCGGAAACGGGACCGTCGTCATCGGCCAGGGGACGTCCGAGAGCGACGTCGAGTTCAAGGCCTGCGCCGACCAGGCGCCGGCGGCGCTGCGCCAGGCCTGCGAGCAGACCCCCCTGAACCAGACCCTCAACCCCCTGGGCGACCTCGGCGGGGTCTGGGCGTTCCAGGCGGCGCCGGCGTGA
- a CDS encoding acyl-CoA dehydrogenase family protein, giving the protein MDYDVGERALQLRGRLRELIAQEIPEGYLGAFTDDPADLDVAQRFCRTLASEGLLTVAWPEEYGGAGGSVWEQTVVREEMWAHHEPRGAQYMGLNWVGPAIMAFGNDDQKRRHLPPIAAGEVIWCQGFSEPGAGSDLASLSTRAEPDGDGFVVTGQKIWTSYAQMAQWCVLAARVGAPGAGARKHEGITIFLVPMDRPGITVRPIRSMLGPHHLNEVFFDSVRVEPDEVLGGVGNGWKVIRRALAHERVGIARYARCDRLMSEYSDLAGGIDGLPPALREQWVWALVQVRVARLLAYRAVARQQSGVDDASASAARIAVTQCDQQVAEVLFDALEQRSIEDKAAGAPLHGAAEDHWRYAQAATVASGTIEIQRMLVARELLGASK; this is encoded by the coding sequence TTGGACTACGACGTCGGCGAGCGGGCGTTACAACTGCGCGGCAGGCTCCGCGAGCTGATCGCCCAGGAGATACCTGAGGGTTACCTCGGGGCGTTCACCGACGATCCCGCCGATCTCGACGTGGCCCAGCGCTTCTGCAGGACACTCGCATCCGAGGGTTTGCTCACCGTCGCCTGGCCGGAGGAGTACGGAGGTGCCGGCGGGTCGGTATGGGAGCAGACCGTGGTGCGCGAGGAGATGTGGGCCCACCACGAGCCGCGGGGCGCCCAGTACATGGGGCTGAACTGGGTGGGTCCCGCGATCATGGCCTTCGGCAACGACGACCAGAAACGCCGCCATCTCCCGCCGATCGCGGCCGGCGAGGTGATCTGGTGCCAAGGGTTCAGCGAGCCCGGCGCCGGCTCGGACCTGGCGTCGCTCAGCACGCGAGCCGAGCCTGACGGCGACGGCTTCGTGGTCACCGGCCAGAAGATCTGGACCTCGTACGCGCAGATGGCCCAGTGGTGCGTGCTCGCCGCCCGCGTCGGCGCGCCCGGCGCGGGGGCCCGCAAGCACGAGGGCATCACGATCTTCCTGGTCCCGATGGACCGGCCAGGGATAACGGTGCGCCCGATCCGCAGCATGCTCGGGCCGCACCATCTCAACGAGGTATTTTTCGACTCGGTCAGGGTCGAACCCGACGAGGTGCTCGGCGGCGTGGGCAACGGTTGGAAGGTGATCAGGCGTGCGCTGGCGCACGAGAGGGTGGGGATCGCCCGCTACGCCCGCTGCGACAGGCTCATGTCGGAGTACTCGGACCTGGCCGGAGGCATCGACGGCCTCCCGCCGGCATTGCGGGAGCAGTGGGTCTGGGCGCTCGTGCAGGTCCGGGTGGCGAGGCTGCTCGCTTACCGGGCGGTCGCCCGCCAGCAGAGCGGGGTCGATGACGCCAGCGCGAGCGCGGCACGCATCGCGGTGACCCAGTGCGACCAGCAGGTGGCCGAGGTGCTCTTCGACGCACTCGAGCAACGCAGCATCGAGGACAAGGCAGCCGGCGCTCCCCTCCACGGGGCAGCCGAGGACCACTGGCGGTACGCGCAGGCGGCGACCGTCGCATCGGGGACCATCGAGATCCAGCGGATGCTGGTCGCACGCGAGCTCCTGGGTGCCTCCAAGTGA
- a CDS encoding acyl-CoA dehydrogenase family protein gives MNPQLPDEAASFGAAAEKAFTALGAVDVARRAEADPAVRQREVVPVLQSLGAEDLDPRQDLDTAAAAGALCRAAGRVALPYPVAAAVLRDHDGNPTAAAGGGGTARIDHGDLFTTWRLVGLDGTTGIAVRASKPLGSRLGPFVSDLERGESRDAGGARAAAMWITLTGWRILGCVERALELAVSHVRDREQFGQKLSEFQAVQFQLADAAVAVAGLDELCRYTTWKACSDPAGAAVDALALRLYALETARTVLRTAQQLHGAAGVCDEYDVSILARHIQPDLRLPFGAATTAAHLGAAVQEHGFEALFPQGGPRA, from the coding sequence GTGAACCCCCAGCTTCCGGACGAGGCCGCCTCCTTCGGGGCCGCAGCGGAGAAGGCGTTCACGGCCCTCGGGGCGGTCGATGTCGCGCGCCGCGCCGAGGCGGACCCTGCGGTACGCCAGCGGGAGGTCGTGCCCGTCCTGCAGTCGCTCGGCGCAGAGGACCTCGACCCCCGACAGGATCTCGACACCGCCGCCGCTGCAGGGGCGCTTTGCCGCGCCGCCGGCAGGGTGGCTCTCCCATACCCGGTGGCGGCGGCTGTCCTTCGCGACCACGACGGGAACCCGACAGCAGCCGCTGGCGGAGGCGGTACCGCACGGATAGACCACGGCGATCTGTTCACGACATGGCGGCTGGTAGGCCTGGACGGGACCACCGGGATCGCGGTGAGGGCATCCAAGCCGCTGGGCTCCCGGCTCGGCCCCTTCGTCAGCGACCTCGAGAGGGGCGAATCCCGCGACGCCGGCGGCGCGCGCGCCGCGGCAATGTGGATCACCCTCACCGGGTGGCGGATCCTCGGGTGCGTCGAACGCGCGCTGGAGCTCGCTGTCTCCCACGTCCGCGACCGTGAGCAGTTCGGCCAGAAGCTCTCCGAGTTCCAGGCGGTGCAGTTCCAGCTCGCCGACGCGGCGGTCGCTGTCGCCGGGCTCGACGAGCTGTGCCGCTACACCACCTGGAAGGCCTGCTCCGACCCCGCCGGTGCCGCTGTCGATGCCCTTGCCCTGCGGCTGTACGCGCTCGAGACCGCGCGAACGGTCCTGCGCACGGCCCAGCAGCTCCACGGCGCTGCCGGCGTGTGCGACGAATACGACGTATCGATCCTCGCCCGGCACATCCAGCCGGATCTTCGCCTACCGTTCGGCGCCGCCACCACGGCAGCGCATCTTGGCGCGGCAGTCCAGGAACACGGCTTCGAGGCTCTCTTCCCGCAGGGCGGCCCGCGGGCATGA